A section of the Pseudomonadota bacterium genome encodes:
- a CDS encoding FAD-dependent oxidoreductase yields the protein MDKVGKVLVIGGGIGGMEASLNLVEAGFKVYLADEKPNIGGNMAQLDKTFPTNDCSMCIMAPKLVEVGRNPNIELLMNTEVVGLEGEPGNFIVTLKRRPRRVLPDRCTSCALCAPNCPLEVINDYNEGMSRRSAAYISFPQAIPSTYMID from the coding sequence ATGGATAAAGTAGGCAAGGTACTTGTTATTGGTGGCGGGATAGGCGGGATGGAGGCGTCGCTCAATCTCGTCGAGGCCGGGTTCAAGGTATACCTTGCGGACGAGAAACCGAATATAGGCGGGAATATGGCGCAACTTGACAAGACCTTCCCGACAAATGACTGCTCTATGTGCATCATGGCACCAAAGCTCGTTGAAGTCGGAAGAAATCCAAACATAGAGCTTCTCATGAATACCGAAGTGGTAGGTCTTGAAGGTGAACCTGGTAATTTTATTGTTACACTAAAAAGAAGACCGAGAAGGGTGCTACCGGATAGATGTACATCCTGTGCGCTCTGCGCCCCTAACTGTCCGCTTGAGGTAATCAATGACTATAATGAGGGAATGTCCAGGCGAAGCGCCGCATATATAAGCTTTCCCCAGGCAATCCCCTCTACCTACATGATAGAC